The Sesamum indicum cultivar Zhongzhi No. 13 linkage group LG6, S_indicum_v1.0, whole genome shotgun sequence genomic interval TTTATACAGATCAGAGAGATTCTCCACACAGCAACAGTTCAGTCGTCTGTAGACGCACACAACACACTTGGCAAATCTTAACACTGTCGAAGATTTCATGGACAGTAATAAGTATTTTCAGGCAAGCAAGGGGCAAATACCATAATTAACTATGCATCAGAAGgcataaaatttagaataatgCCACAATCATGAGGCTGAATGTATGCTGACCCATCGAGTATCGCTGCAGTATCAAAAACTCCATGCCCTCTATGGACCATGTGATCATCCAACGGGATCACCATTGCTGTTGGATCAGTAGTTATCCCCCCAAAAATGCTCGAATACATAGCCAAAAATTGCTGATTGCCACCATAGACTTCCCGAAACGTTCTTAATCTTTCAATTGCCTGAActtataaaacatataaatctcGTCATGGCTTCATCCACTAGTTTTTGTCAATTGCAATAGTAAAACTATGAACTCCATTAGAACAGtttaaattcatgaaattctaAAGTTTCCGAATTCAGTCCTTATTGTCGAATTTATAGTTAGGAAATTTAGTAAAAGCGAAGTAATACATCACCAACGATGCATTAACGAGAGTGGACTACGATTGCTCAGAAACATATTTAATCATTCCGCACCTTCATACAGCAACAGATGGTGAACGAAAACAAACCTCTGAGCAAGAAAGAATTGGGACATCAGATACTTTAGCGGATTCTGTATCTGCAACACCAGAGAATACCATGCAGCCACCATCATCAAAATCCATAATCACGCAGCAaccaaaataagaataaaaaatggtgAAGGAAACTTCCGAGCATGAATAACTGTTTCATCAGGAGAAGTGTTGGACAAATTTACCAGTAGGAAACTCGATTTGGCTTGAATTCGTGACAGCAGACGCAATAACTGGCCGAAACGCAGAcccatttcttgaaaaagcgAGATTTTTCGAAACGGGAGATGAATCGAGTGAGCAGGCAGTCAATTTCGACGGGAAAAGCAAGGCTCTCGAGATGGGACTAAGGAAGGTGATTAGAGACGCCATCAGAATTCTCACTGCGCGCTTCTCCGAAACCAGATCTATACTTGAAGAGAAGCCCACAAACGATATATGATGGGACGTTTGCAAAGAGTAAAATTAAGCGAAAATCAGAAGACGGCTGAATTACAAGCAATTTGCGTGTTGGGGTTGCATGCTTTCTGCTTTTAACAACAACTGTACAGTTGCGCAGCAAGAATCCAGAATCAAGAAGCAGTCAATGCTGGCCAGCTTCTCTTGATTGATATAAACGGTAAATTACTTTTCTCCCGACAATTGTTTTCCATAACCCCGAAATTGCCACTCTCTCTCAAAAATCAGACTTCTGCCGCAGCCGCCCTCTACGCCTCAGAGATTGGCGGAGTGGTTGAGTGAGTGAGGGTGGGGGATGGAAGCAGAGAAGACGACAAATGGGAAACAGAATCAGATTCCATTTTCCCCCtacctttttaattatttttcacttaaatTAAGAGAATCTTCTCGTCTGGTACTTTACTTGTagtgattaaataaaataaatgcgcgtccttttctttattattattattattattctacactatagttttattattattattattaaattaaatacatgtcATATTCGTCGATTTATCATTTAAGTATGCATTGGGCGGCACAAATGAACAGTATAcatccatcaattttttaaaatagcataagaaaaactttgaaattatgaatttgaatgtatcaatatattcaatttattaaaataattatataattattatttttatgaaatgaaTAGAAAATACGTCAACCGTTCATTTATTTAAACGACTATTTACGTGTGTAGTATTTATGagatcataattttaatatttatcatattttggGTTGGccaaattaagtatttttttaactaatttagtgtaagtttgatgaaattgtgataattttaaatgaaagtatgaaattgtcaactttatacttacttgaattatttattttttaaaaaaaaattaaaaatttgttaaaaaaatcagattgagtggatggaaaaaaatttaaaaattataaaaaaaaaattatctatttagtccataaaagaatacaattatatttcttaatccACAATGGCATTTTGGTCACTTCAccacaaaatataaatgaagaactaatgaattgaattaattgttagacggctgttaaaattatgagggtattcataattttttaaataataaaaatatatctataattatgataaatttcaaaaaaaattattgcaatttacGCCATAAAATATAAGGCGGAATTGGCCTATTGGGCAGCATAATATCAATTATCTAAGTTAGTAGCATGTTCAAATTCCCGGACAGGGGCTCGGGTTTGTAGCTTTAGCCCGCCACTAAAAACTATAGAAGTTGAAATCTACTCTTCTACGATTCAAAACCTTTTTTATAGTGGGGAAATTTTAGTTTAGTTCGGGTTcggttgaatttgaattaattatataataaatacaatataattattgtgtgattgatatataatttagaaaatgtgTTCAATCATACAAcaagtgtatcacacttgttttgttattgatttaattcgaCCAAATTTAGTTCGGACAAaaaatttccttttatattgattgtgtgtacaaaattttaattaattttatttttgtaacatgGCACACATATGGTTGTTTGTGATTTTGTTTCATCTCatcgtattttttttaaataatgaaagggactaaatatattttgcgcTTTTAAAGTATACCACTTCGTTAATTATTTccttaaattatagaaattttcatttaccCCATATCTTTTAGacaattctttaaattaaatgtatatgaacaaaaatattcttatctAGTAATGATATGGTATGTATGCCgtatatagtaaaatatatcaatcgatttaatttcaaattttattcaactatattgttaataaattaatactagaTTAGTATACAATCATTAAGTAcatgataattatttcaaatttgactATATACATAGTTGTATTGATTTAGCAAAACTATTCAGGCTCAATAATTCTAAAGTAAtgaataaaaatgcattttggtGTATCAAGATTTTACCCATATCGTTATTTACAGGCATTTTGGGGTATAGGCTATActcatacataaaaaaatatttccatAGGTAAGGGTCTGAACCTGGGGGTCTAGGTCTAGATATTGTCCACCTATTGACAAGTCTAACGTGTTGAACTTAAAAATAGCTTAAGGGGTGAAATAAAGTTAGTACTACAAAAAACAATACATTATTCACCCTCAAATTACTTCACTTGATATTTGGGAGTTAAAATAACAGCCCCAACCCAACCCCAGCATAGTGATTTAGGGACTTCAAACAAATGCATACATTACACTGTATTTTAAAGCATAAAACGAAGATGACCAAATAACAATTctcattattaatattattggcTCGATAGTTACCCAAGAATTGGTTTTATGATCACCTATTTTAACAACTATTacgattaaaaaaaaatgtgtttactattttttttataaatatgtaaatactgctttttttaaaaaaaaaatttgtataccTATCGAATGTGCCTGACGGCTAGTATAAAATATGGAGGATaagttactatttttttttttttgtgaaatataagGAAAAATTTTAGGAGTGTCATTGGGTAGGATTTATACCTATAACTTAATTCAGATACCTAAGCTCAAAcccattaaatatttttgaaccCAAGcccatataaaatatagattgAGTTTGGATAGGGTTTCTACCTACCAATATCATGGGTCTATGTACCTAATTTggatccaaaaatatttttctttcttcttcttcttcttcttttttttttttttttaaattcaattggtTATTACTTATCATTCGATCTACTAGGAGTgtgcaattttcatttatccgaacaaaaatcaactaaatcgaaaattcaatttaagtttggttattctttttagatttcaattattcaatttgattttaattttttatgcaaatCAATCCAACCTAACCAAAtactgaatttaaaaaatatatataaatataattcaaatataataaaaagaataaataaatataaagtatcttaatataagtatttataataaaatataataattttatagttagtacatacttaattaatttataataaataaattaacattatatttttttattattatttcgaTTAATTCGGTACAAAAACCGAATAACCTGAAATAAGTTCAATTTTTATCGAACCAACCCAAATATTTTGGTTCGGTATTTAGTCCACCATTTTTGTATTACCGAAATTTCAGTTAATCAAACTTTCAATTCGTTCGGTTAATCGAACTGAATATCTATACGATCTACATTTAAGTgaacaaatctaaaaaatttaaaacaccataatattatttattgtttcattttttaaccaattacatttttttaataataaataattaaattataaaaataaaaaaatgtaaattaattagtatgattttcagaaaaaataagtttgaaagaaaaacttgaattTCGATCTGATCCTATCAAAAACTGGGTTTTAGTTGGGTCTAAAGACTCATGGGTCTTGAGTTATATTTAATGGAACGGGTAAAATTTGGGtatagaataattttttaaatttctttttggttCGGGCTTAATAAGATCTTACCCGACTCATTGACAGGACTAAGACATTTCATAATAGCCTattaaaatgatcaaattttaaCAGATAAAGCTAGATAATAagcttaaaaaagaaaaggaaaagaaaaacaaaaacaaaagaaaagcatgCTGATGATGAATTTCCAAACTGCAAGCTCCCCCCCAGCTCTCCTTTAGTTGAACCGCAAGATCAGCTAAAACTTAAAACCCCATTTTTCCATTTAGAGTTTCCTTCTCAACCCCCAACCCCCCACCCCTCGAATCCGACCAAAACCCTAGCTCTGCTCGTGAAGGCAACAAAGCAAagttttgtatatatgtgaaatataTTACTCATTGGGAATGGCGATAATAGGGGACGCCTTGCGGCAAGCATTCATGCCGAAGCACGAGTACGAGAGCCTCCGGGAAGAGGAGAAGGCCTGGCAGAAGATACAGAAGCCACTGATTTCCCTCTCGCTCACCCTAATTTCCCTTTCTGTTTTGGTTTCCACTGTAATTAGCTTGAAGATAGTGTTTCCAGATGACAATTTGAGGAGGCCGTTCTGCCGTGATCTTAGGATTCAGCCTCTGTCCATTAATTTCACCACGCCGGTGGCGAGCGTCGGCGTACGCGGTGAGTCGGATCTTTTGCCCGGCGCTTTTGTTTTGACGGATCAGGAGACGGTTGATTATTACTGGATGGTGGTGTTTGTTCCTTCCGCTATGATCTTCGCGGCTTCTGTGGTTTACCTGATTGCAGGTGAGGAAAGGTGAATTGGAAGTCGCCTCGGAttgaatttcttgatattaaATTCTAGAGTTTCTATAGTTCTTCTGTATTCAGTTTAAGGAATTAAACTTATATCTACTGCCGATTGCATTTGTCTTTTAACTAGTGGCAGCAGTTATGTTTATAAACTCCCATTTAATATATCAGCTATCAATCTGTGATAATAAATTGCAATCCTAATTTGTTAGTCTCCAAGCAGCttagtattttatgaaatcaGTTTCTGAATATTTTGAATGGAATAACTGTTTTTACTGTTTTTGTCATCACTTCGTTAGATTTGAGAATGTGGTGGATTTTGAAATTGCCATATAAGCGCTTATCAGGTTTTCCCTATCCTGTTCCTTCTGTAACAACATGCAAGTTTTTGTTGCTTGTCAATCTTGTAGTCTTAAGCAGATCTTTAATGAAAGTCTGCAGTGAAATGCCTGGTTAATGCCAAATAGCCTAGAAACTGGTCTTTGAAAGGCTATTTTGAACTGGACTAAAacaatatacaataaaatataatagatgATAGGAGAACTTCTACCTCTGATGACTAGGGAAAATGTATACTTTGTGTCTCTTCTTTGGTATTCTGTTTCTAAAGAACTGGTCCTCTGTACTCGAATGGGAAATATGCCATCACATTTTGCTTCAGATGTACTTTAGGTTAAATCTTCTTTGGATGGACTGataaagtgtattttattgtttttttttaagaggGTGTACTGTACCAGTCCTCCCTAAGATTAATCATGACATGCAACTTTGTCCTGTGCCAACTGATTTTGTTGTTCCAAGGGCTTCGTTACAAAATGTGTTCTTTTTCGTTTGTTTGCATGGATAGCGGTGTTCTTTTAATTGGAAATAATAGTTGTGGACTGTCATGCAGGGATTACTGTTGCTTATAGTGCTCCTGTACGCCATGGATGCTTGAAGGTGGTTGAGAACAATTACTGTGCATCTAGAAGAGGTATGTTATTTGCTTATACATGCTTTTGCTTCTAATTGTGGGTTTCTccaggatgaatgtcaaagtTAGTACCAGCTTACTGGATATGTATTTAAGTGCCTGAATCTTTGGAGGCACAAGTCTTTGCATCTTATATCCTCcagaagtaataaaaaataactgaaTTCTTGTTCTTGTCTGCATCCTGCATCAGTGCTAGACTATGGAAAATGATCTCAATCATTGGTGAGACAGCCTTTCTTTCTACTAGGATCAGTGTACTGATCTACAACCCTGGAGCAAATCATATCCCTGTTATTATAATCTTTTGAGATGGAATATGATCTGCATCAAAGATATGGTTGTTCAATGCTGATGCTGTAGGAACCCTTGAGTATTTGTGTAGTTGTTGGAATGTTTAGATGATAGGACTTATGTAAACATTTGAACTTATTAGATCTGTTAAGATGATTACGTGGCGAGGAAAGCCAAAACTAAAAAGTGAATGAAACTTCTCTATGGCTATGCTTGATATAAaggaagacaaaaaaatattaatagagtTTTGATGGTTGCTGTATCCATCACCAATTCAATGTATTTGCGCTCATTTGCGTCCCACCTTATGACTTTGTGATTGCCATTCTACCTTCTACTTTATCTGTTATTTGTTTATCTGTTTATGCCACTGCTTATCATGTCTGGCTTTTGGATTATTAGAAAGGGGCTTTCCTTTTGTATCCTAGACTCGGTAgtctaaatttttgaaaaagaaaacgtTATAGCGAAAATTTGGTGCCTGTACTTTCTGGAGGCACCTCAAGCAGCGATTCAAAAATACCTGCCGAGATATTGGCTATGGGAATTATTTAAGCTGTTTGGTGTTTCCAAGACTTTTCATGACGAGTCCACAATTTTACAATTTGTTATACATGTTGTATGGCacctcttttttatttgggatGAGGCTGTATTCAgtttaaattcttttcttatttttattcacaGGAGGTGTTCGCTGTCTGTCCATACTGAACATTGTGTTTGCCATCATATTTGGTCTTCTTGCACTATTTCTTGGTTCAACTCTCCTCACACTTGGTAGCAGCTGCTCTTTGCCACTGTTTTGGTGCTATGAAATTGCATGTTGGGGTTTGGTCATTCTGCATGGAGGGGCTGCTTTCTTCCTCAGAAGAAAAGCAGCAGTGATACTTGATGAGAGTGACCTTGCTGGTAGAAATATTGGGTTAGAGATGCTTGAAGCAAACCCTCCAGAATTCACGCCGGACATGGAGAGACGTGTCGATGAAGGTTTTAAAGCATGGATGGGTCCGTCTTTCCTGTCCTCTGATGAGGAGGATGAACCTGATGATTATCTAGAAGCGCCCAGTATAACCCATTCAAACTCCACCCGCCTGAGAGTGTGAAGTATATCTGCAGAGTTCTCTTATTCAAAGAGCAGTTTCCATGACTTGTGGCGCACAGTGAACGTGGACATAGATCCAGCTGTAAGGGATTAGGTGCGGCGGCGTTAAGTGATACATTCACAAAGTTGAGATCAGGAGTGGCAGCAAGGAATGAACTTTAATCCCACGCGGAAGCTTTTACATTTGGCTAGGAAGTATCTCGAGATGTACAAATTGTATTGAAGAGCCTTTGTAGTTATGGACTTGAGAATTCTGGACAGGTTTACGGCTGAAAGTACTTGCTTGGCAAcagaacaaaaacaaaatgacacataaaaaatatcaggaattatcttgaaaaaacttttaaattgaTGTATATGTCGTCTAATTCTTTACATTTTGTTTGTTCCTTTCCCTGCTTACGATCATAGAGTTATGgtttaattaaaactcatgtTATTTGTCCCTAATTTCTTCCTACATATTCTTATCCAGCGAAACGCAAGAATATTATTCTTTCCACAAATTAGAATCCAATTAATTCTTCCCATCTGGAATTCGGATTcggataaaaattataaaccatTCAAATCAAACTCGTCTCGTTTAGTTTATTCTTAGTTCTTAGCAAATTCGAGTTTGGGCAAAATAGCAAGGAtggattattataattatatatttacaccaCAGCAAAGCAGCAGCCCGAAATCTAGCCCAGAAGTTTTTAGCGACCCAATTCCAAAAGCCCAGTCCAATAGCTTTTAGCTTACTCTGCACTGCACGCTGCTATCTCCAAAACCCTCAGTTTCTCCGGCGGAAGAGAAGCAAATTTCCGTTCCCAAGTAACAACTCCCACCCACCACCATGGCCGGCGCGACGTCATACGACCACGATATCCCTGTTCCCGGAGAAACCCCGTCCATCGGATACGACCCAAACTACGTACCCGACTCCGTGAAATCATTCGTAGTCCACATGTACCGCCAC includes:
- the LOC105164761 gene encoding uncharacterized protein LOC105164761, yielding MAIIGDALRQAFMPKHEYESLREEEKAWQKIQKPLISLSLTLISLSVLVSTVISLKIVFPDDNLRRPFCRDLRIQPLSINFTTPVASVGVRGESDLLPGAFVLTDQETVDYYWMVVFVPSAMIFAASVVYLIAGITVAYSAPVRHGCLKVVENNYCASRRGGVRCLSILNIVFAIIFGLLALFLGSTLLTLGSSCSLPLFWCYEIACWGLVILHGGAAFFLRRKAAVILDESDLAGRNIGLEMLEANPPEFTPDMERRVDEGFKAWMGPSFLSSDEEDEPDDYLEAPSITHSNSTRLRV